The Lolium rigidum isolate FL_2022 chromosome 2, APGP_CSIRO_Lrig_0.1, whole genome shotgun sequence genomic interval tgcgaggtaaaccacatcagtagattgagcaacgatgaagctgacgtcctcgcaaacatcgggtcgcagtgtctcccagtcccgccaggagtattttgggaagaaatagcggagagatctacgaagccaaaaagggtgcagaaaaaagcaaaggaagagaaaacttcgacacccctcacagaaaccacggaggatgaagaggaacaagagctggtgatgatggtacaagttccttggatgcaagcatatatatcatacatcctcaggaaagaaacacccgatgatccagttgaggcaaggcgagtaattcgacgctccaaagctttcacggtaatCAAAGGTGAATTGTACAAgcggagtatttcaggcgtcctgcaaaggtgtgtcacacccgaagaaggaagaataattctaaaggatgtacacgaaggaatatgcggccaccacgcgagtagtcgagccatcgcagccaaggttttcgggcaggattctactcggTTGAcaggcaatcgaggacgccaaagaaatagtaaggacttgcgatgcgtgtcaaaggttcgccgcaaaacctcactctccagcagcagaactaacaccaataccattgtcatggccctttgcacaatggggactcgatatggtgggcaagttacacaaatcatggtcaggaggaaaggaatacatgctagtagctgtcgacaaatttacaaagtggatagaagcaaagccgataaattcgccagacggagcatccgcagtaaaattcataaaaggcctcgtcttcagatttggagtgcctcacagcatcgtcacggacaatggaagtaactttacatcccacgaattcaaggattactgcaaagaagtgggtatcaagctgcactttgcatcagttgcacatcctcaaaccaacgggcaagtcgagaaagccaatggcatcatctgcaatggcatcaagaaacgcctgttgggaccactagaaaaagctcgacatacctggcccgaagaattaccaagtgtgttgtggagcatccgaacaacaccaaatacagcgacacaagagaccccgtttttcctggtccatggagcggaggcagtactaccaatagaaatagagcacgactctcctagagtcacatggtataatgaagaaacttcaaggacagcattggaagacgacgtagacgcactcgacgaagctcgagacgaagtattatcaagggtaaccaaataccaacaggacttgaagaattaccacagtcgacgtttgcggccaagatcctttcaagtggggCTCACgccaaaaagtcatgaaaaactcgagtcaccatggcttggtccctatattgtcacggaagtaatcggaggaggagcatacaggataaaggacaagaagacaggggtggaggagcaaaacccctggaacgtggcgcaactcgaggcggttctacgcctagagctaaaatatagtccttgtaaaacttcaatgtactgaaacgcccacgagttttcagacgcactcttttcctttttcggggcaccgagtggggccgggaaaggtttttaatgaggcgggctcatggtgctgcaatataataaagatagtgtcaatataacttttctttctcGACATGCTCAAATCTccaacccgacgaatttcaatatagttcctcgcataaagaaaagcctcgccttggtattaaaatacctcgtgagtcaataaaagtaCAAAATAGTACTaaacaaagaagctcgggggctgatattcgccaaaattacatattattgccttggttcaaaacctcgcactatacaaaatacagcgaatagtcaccgaaaacactcgggggctagacaaatatagaaatatgatgttcgcttcacaatataatcacaatcacgatttacaaggaagaattagTTACCAAAGGGAAAAATTAGTCATGGTTCAATATATTGTCAAGGGTAATCCTGTtttcttcgggagcagcaccaagaaaatcagcataatgtccatctgcaaaaaagtcggcatccatccgaagaaggtcttcaatcatttcctcagctatgggtgaaaccttcgtgttaatactgatcgacaccaactcttcggcgctgtACCTTCTCATGGACtctcgcaacaacttgggtcagatcaagctttgagtggcagatctgaagcatgataagatcaaatctggcgccagctaccagttgagctttgacaaagtcatggatccagtgggcatccttaaatttttccattagctcgagaagagtctttggttgaacgttccgaggaaacatggaattataaaccatagacaaggtcttggtacagaagtcaaggaagtcgcgagtttgggaggcgcgatcttgaaatctgacaatttggcgggtcctctctggggtagcccaaaacagagagccatgatcaagggaaaggttaacaaggaggtttgtcctagtatttaccctttcCTCTTCAGCAACAGTATCAGTAAAGGAGCCTATGAaaacaaagaaacagaaaacttcaagagacgtagcatgaagacggaagatagTGAGAACgaaacaaacatacccgacatatctgcactggcttcattcagtaattcgagcatgaaattttctcgagtagtcgccttttcagcctcggaagtagCAATCtccctagcagccacggcctcgtgagcttgttgaagtgcaattttttcggcttcagatgacttacgagacttctcaaccatcacaagtgtttgtttcttcgcatactggagttgctgccgaagttcatctaattcttgcggcaaggaatcttcggcaggtgtagtatcagcaaaagctctccttgagcgagaagaagaaggcgaagtattggaaggaccaggagctggcgtataattgtcaaaaatcaactggaaaaaaaaaaaaatatttcgacatcaatcactgagtaaagatagatttccattcattcccataatatatacatgtctattacaaaagaaggaccttctagagacctcatcgaagcagttatcgccaagaacactacggcgacaatgccaaaagaaagaggtacgctaaaaggaaaaagcaaagaggcattcaactagacctccggccttgatgagctaggagtcgaagctggcttgatcccgagataggccaggattttcttcgtattgggcttagctgccttgatcagcgacttCCATTTTGATTGTTCTATCAgctcagtgtcgccaactttcgcccagtcgatagtttgctggctatcggcaaccaaggcaacagtgttttcaacggcgaccttcatattctcatgacgcaccctcagcccaagatcttctggtggattaaagcacttggccaagttaaggaaagtcgcgggttcctctttctttgggaagaaatagggaaagagccgcgacagccactgctttggcatgatcaatgccttcgcgtgcctcgacccatgaaactcgagaaatgaaagggcgtcaagaagggcatcattgtcgggatcttcaagttcaaactcttgagctgttctatctgtcaagaaagaaacttattgagcaacaaatgaatgcagagaagaaaatacaaaggatatgaagtggttcagatacttactgaggaagcggcgactttgcgtccttatacgcttaaggatcgcttcctcgcgagtaGATTGTGCAGCTATGTGCTCGCTCAGCGAATTCTCGGCAGCGTGAAGTCTCTTTCTAGGATCTTCGGCACCAGCAGCTtcagtcttggccttgtcagcctctgctctagcttgaacagcgtccaattcggccttcttacgagcctcttcactttgctctaatttttgagctagTGCATTGGAACGCTCATTGATAGCCGCCAATTTCTCTGCCAAGAAAGATAGAACTTTgttaaaatatcgacaacaaaggagtaacagagtaatggtaaaaaagaaagcagacaaggcatcaccttcagtttggtgagcatattcaggatacccaatgaattgagcaccgatgcgaataagatctttgatcatgggctgttaaggaaagaaaaggacaaagcaagaaaaattcggtatgagaaaaatataatggcattcggAGGCAAACGAGAGGAAGTACGAGACGAGTGACAagagtatggagaacttacatcatccaagagagggttcgaagagctactcaactggagactcggctccggaattgcttcagtccttgcccttttcggcgaagggacaagggggctcgaaggaggagtagatgtaccgacgttttgttgaggaggcgaggattcttctccttcaactggcttttccgaaataactagagtatgtgacgtactcgttcgagcagccacatccaaagttggtgtttcttcgtcatcatcactgtggaaaaagaggtggcagcataaaaagcaaggcaagcaaaattcttcgaataggaaaataaaaaaaaagacaaggaactcacgaactgatgagactctcgagatatgggtcatacgctgcctttcgcggtgaaggagcaaCTTTTTTGGGTTGGGAGGTCCCGGAATCCTCGACATcaccccttttccttttgttcttgggagaaacagcaggaggaggagattgtgctgatgtagtaccttcagaggcagcatccttttcaatagatcccgcagattttcgagaatctgtgggttcattcacaaaagagggggcttcCTGGCTGTCATCggcgacaacggccctttcctcgacatctccaccctcaggaagaggaggaagagaatccatagtaggatggttctgcagaaaaataacgacaagagaaaaattagagagatatcaatacaatgagatgcaggaaaaattcggaacaagataaaaactcgagaagacaaaataccttggggagaggattggtggagctgtatggttccacgcggcaaaaggaaggaataggatccctcttgctcagcgaggaaattcttcgaataagcttttccaagtccttcacagaaagatcattggagagcctattggcgtcattgtcaccagcatatgtccaaaggggatttttgcgagcctgaagaggctgcactctaatcctaagaaagtaggcagtgatttggacaccagacagctctttgcctcgagtattttgaagttgatgaatacgagacataagtgcttctgtcgcctttttctcttcttcggaagcttcagcatcccaggagcggcggcgttgaattttggcacttccgtcaaaagggactatgttgtgctctacagagttggcactttcttcgtgtatgtagagccaccttttgcgccatccttggacagaatcaggaaatttgacgtcgaagtaatcaacgtcagttcggacacagataacaacaccacctatgttataagtggcgttgtgggagccattgcggcggaggcagaaaatgcgtttccaaagaacccaattaggagtgattccaaggaagcattcgcacagtgtgatgaaaatagaaatatgaaggatggaattgggggtcagctggtgcagctgaatcccatagacaaagagaaggccgcggaggaaatcgtgaattggggtagaaaggccgcggatgagatgatcaacgaaactaacccggtactccattggagggttggggtagctttcttcgctgggaaagcgggaggcgtcttctttcttcatcaagccaagcctcttcagcatgttgacatcttggttggagattttagatctctcccactcaagatcttcagcagccatcttggattctggagtactgtggcgagtgagtcgcgtgcgcggtgacatcaacggcactggaaaaagcaatgcttgtgcgtgcggaagatcaagcagagttgggcgcaagggaagtttttgcagaggggaacaatgtgcggcgcaagcgaaggagtagaccgaggttgaagaaaggtttatataggattcgggcgaagcagtgcaccgttggatgaagaaatcgtgtggtgaaaaaaggatcttgtagatacaagggtaaaagggtatttttactgagatggaatggaacaggcgttaccgtacgtgcgccaggaaaagcggaggacgtgtgtcccccacttgcacgacgtgtcaacgaggtggaaataatggacccacaaggcagcaaAGTCCtgactattaatagagatgaagtgaatttgacaaaggaaagtatgtcgacaagaaaaaataaaagaagaatggcgacaggagaagttatttgaatacttcgggagcctttggtcaaaaacaagttttttgcccaaatgctcgggggctacttcgataaaagtaaaatttcgactatggcaatatacaaattgcgggagcctacaaccaagcacaagttcttggctgtagcctcgggggctactcccatcgggaacgctgttcgcgtgcccgatgaaattaaaaaaggaaaacgaaaaaagatagaaaagcaagagagtatattttgagttataattaactctacatatactcccatcgggagattaatataagtcatatttgactcgataaaatgtgccattccaacagccggaaaagcactcgacaatatattctcagaacgccaaagttgcgatcaatttctgaatgccgcaaatttgcgaaggtaagaccccggatccgtttcgctgggcgtggcatcgcctaagactgcgctcgctacttttatccgtatcaacagatacgaagaaaaatcctaacggacgcgttaggtactcgataaatttgactgggactcgacagaatggtaagaccttaagcggcacctgtcggagtttacaccagtatcccgagatcatgtccagggacgtgatcttgaagtaggtttttgcggattgccacaagagcagttaactagtacctgatccgtcagatgaactagccccaactaccagtatccctatgcaatatagaaatttatatgaagaaatatagaaaagtttaaattgtcaaataaaaataaacagtggagattttccctgactctacgattcaagaaaaatctcgggggctactgacataggcatcccaaatgggcctgccgggggtttaatgaaggcccactacccgaagaataagaagattcgggagcccaagatatattaaggaaagtagagttgtaataggaagtgttgtttgtaatctggcgggatgagttagaaaccgtcccggactctgtaacttgtacaaaacgaaaccctcggctccgcctcttatataaagggggagtcgagggacgaagagaggatcaaaatcattgttcacaaatcctagttttcatagtcgtcgagtacttttcggctgaaaccttcgagatctacttgccctctacttctaactaaaccctagtctacaacccgtaggcattgacaagttgataccttgtcaatgatTTATCATGAAGAAACGCTTTTGTTTACATGAATATTTTATATCGACGAACTGAAAGAGCAGAGTGCTGGTACTATAGTGTAAAGATATCGCAACCTTTCGCACTCTGAACTTGTTAAGAATTTATCTATTTCTCTCAACACATATTTGTGCACAATATATTTGCACGTACACGCAACTTCTCTCCTCCGTTGGTGCATGCTTGATTGTCTTGTATCACCGGTGACGGAGATGTTGCTCAAAATGGTCTTCACGGCTCCATGTAAAGCTTGAATTAACCAACCACCGCATGCGCCAAACGCCTAGACTTCCTGAGGCGGAACAACGATCTGGGACTCTTCAGCCATGGTACCATGAACCGCTGCAGGCTGATTTGCATACGGAAGCTAGGACAGAAGTGAAATCTGTTCCAATTAGAAGGCTTGAGGAGCCAGGTCGATGGAAAAGTCCTTCCCAGATCATCCCGTTACATCCTATTCATAGCAATTGTCGCATATGAATCGCTAGGTGTGATTCAGATACTATCATCCTATCTTCACATATCTAGCAAGTTGTTCTCTACCATGGACGTTCTTTTTTCTTCAGTCGAGCAGATGATTATTCTTCCCTATTGAGATGGATGCCAATGCCAGGTATATGTCTGCAGGGTCTTGGTGTATGGCGTAAAGTCGGGCTTAGTTTTCACCAACTGACCGACCGACCAACTATCGTTGAGAGTTTACGACTTGAGTAGTAATTATATGAAAACCGTAAACCTAGAGCTTACAACGCTTTTATGTTTCGACGAGTGTTTATTCTAGGAAACAAATTCTAGATGTTCGGAATCATCATAATATGTTTTCAGACCGTTTGAAACTTGTGTTGTGTATCTAATTCGATCAGCCGGATGTTGATAGTCATAATCCCCAACCTAGTTTTTGTGTATCCTGAAGGACTCGAGCACATCCTCCCTGCTAGCCGCGGCGGTGTAATACGCCTCCATAAACTCACTAAACACAAACTCCCTGAACTTGGCAGGATTCGTGGCCTTGTCCACCATCTCCGGTGCCGGGCCGATACGGCACTCCATCTTGGGCATGATGAGAGTTGCCACTGACATCCTTGTCCTGTCGGAGTTGGTTACAGCGCGGTGTTCCACGCTGGCTAGTGCGCCGTTGGTGATGATCTCCATCTGGTGGCCAAAGTTGATGACGAGTGCGCCGGGGATAGGGCGGACGAGGAGCCACCGCCCGATGTGCCTCGCCTGGAGGCCTGCCACATCACCCTGGGAGAGGACGGTGAGGAGGTGGCGGTCGCAGTGCGGGAGGAGGCCGAGCGTGAGGTTCGGGTCCGGGCAAGGTGGGTAGTAGTTAACGTTCATTTGAGTCTCGCCGCCACTAAGGTTGTTGTCGAAGAAGCCGGCGCTGAGGCCGAGACCCTCTACGACGAGGCGCAGAAGGGCCAACTCGTGCACCGCCTCGGAGAACTCGATGAGGCGCGGCCTGAAGCTTGTTGGTTCGGCTGGCCAATGCTGGACGAGCTCGTCTGAGACCGGGTGGCATTGGAGCTTGAGGTAGTCGAGCCAGTACTGCGTCTCGCCGCGATCGTAGGGGGTGCTGGTGGCGAGCCGAAAGGGCTTGCTTTGGTcattggagcttcttctccgccggcatcaCGAAGACCTCCGCTGCAGCATCACGGAACCCCCTCACCACGTCCTCCCCCACGCCGTGATTCACAACCTGCGTTAAGATCGAATCAGAACCAATATTTCAGGATTCAAAAGCAAAAAAGATGAACCAGGCGAAAATGCGCATTTGGAAAAAAAAGTTGAGAATTCCAGAGTTATCAAATTCATACAACTGTCATGTTTGAAACGTGGACTAAATGCTACAGctattttttcaaaaatttcacTGATATAGTATAAATAGTTctaaaagtaaaaataaaataaaaatatatacatAGGTATTTGGGCCATTTGGCGATGACTACATACACTAGCCGAGTCGTTGGGAGTTGGGAGTTGTTTGGTGCGACTGGGAGGGCAGTCGACGTGGAGATATGTGCGCCATCCGTGGTGCGCACAAGGACTATGGGTGGACCCAGGATAAAAATGTCCAGGTGTTCCATGTTTAATAATATATTAAATAATACTATGATTTTACGAACACGATTGTCAATATAAATATAATGGTACGGAATGTTGAAAATTCTTACCAAAAATTCAAATTTAAGATGCCCACTAAAAAAATAGTTCATCATTCCGAAAATCAAAATAAATAGTAAAGTACCAAAGATTGCACTATGAAAAAGCATAAACGGAAGCGGCAAGATGCATCAGTACATCTCAAttgccgacaaaggaaacaaatatCACTTAGAAACAAATTGAATAAAATTGTATTGAATTGAATTAATAAGTTAAGACCATTACCTTTAAAATGCTCTCCTACATTCTTTTATAACCATTATTTTGTCCATGTGGCGGTGGCGGAGCTGCGGCATCGTCGAGTTCATGGGATGGGGCATCATTCTGTTCATTGGATGGACAAATATTTTTATCTTGAATTGAGGTCCTAGGTTTCTTTAGAATCATTTCCATAAATGCAGCTTCTCCTATAATTTACCAATTTTTATAAGAGAATTAATAAGGATGATATAAATCTGCATAAAGAAAAATAGGAAATCATATGAGCTGTtggattattttatttttaaaatagaAACGGGTCTAGAAGACCCCACAGGTGCATTCAGTCCATCACACGTGGCGGGTACATTTTACAAAGAGGCCATTTTACATCTCTCGCACTGAGAAACATAAAATTTGAAGAAAGGGCCTCTAAAATAATAGAGAACACCCTATCACTAAAAtatgaaaagcaatcaggtcctagtTGCCGCCGCCACCTCTCGTCGGCGATCTCAAGATGTGAGTCGAGATCCGATGCCAAAGCGCTCGACAACATGCATCCGGCGAAGCATCGCACACGCCggtcactcctcctcctccagggaCGATCCACTTGGCGGTGGAGAATCATCGAGCTCCGACGAACGATGCGCAGAAGGGCCTCCATCCTGGAGGTAGAGAAAGGGCCGCCATGTCGGCCAAAGTTCACAGCGTCCTGGAGGTAGAGAACATCTACTCAGTGCGCACCTCTGTCCTTCCTCAGGTTGCCGCCGGTTGCCGATCAGAAGATCGTGTCAAGTCAGCCGGTCGATTCAGCCGTGATATGTTATATGtttcaaaaattatattattgattttttttaatatgAATCCAATAGCATAGCTTTTGTaggtatataatttgtatttcatTAATTAAATTAGTGGTTTAAACTGTACCGAGTAGCTCTCCAGTTCTATCCCTGGCATTGGTTTGTACGGCCGTGTTACCTCATACATTTGTGGAAAATAATAAGGAAACAGGAAAACACGGTATCTTCGgcggcttgcttgcttgctttgaGTGCTTGCGAGTAATCTTTGGTACTCCCtctgtctcagtttactagtcttccccaATATCGCTAGATCGCCAATTTAGGGAGTACTAGCTGTGCAAAAAGTGTGTCTACCTTTTATTCCGTAAGGGCAATATACAATCGCTCACTAAAATTCATGTTTCCCTTCTCTATATCCTGAAAAAATAAATCATGTCAATAAATATTCAATGTTGTGAGAAAATTCATTTGCTATGCAAATGATGCGGTCGTCAACCCCCAAGCTGTAAAGAGCGGACAAGTCATCCTCTAAGAATAGCGGCGGCATAAAGAGCTTGTTTAGGTACTTCCTATTTCTGTTTGGACTATATAGCTTGGATTTGCATAACTTTAGAGAATAAGTAAGTATTTAACAGTTCAAATTTGCAAACACAAGCGgttctcttttttattttgagAAATTAAAGAGGTTCTACAACATACGATTAGACCTAGGCCTATCAAAGGCCTAGCCCAATAAAACCCACTCACTCAACCACCAAATTTCCATTTCCCTTCTctatttattttatttagagcaaaTTCATTTGCTACCACACATGGATGACTTGAATGCAAGGCCTCGACATGCACACCAGAAACCATGGAGTCGTCATTGATGATCTTGAGCTAGCCGCGACGGATCTTGAAGGACTCAAGCACGTCCTCCCTGTTGCCGGCAGCAGTGTCAAAAGTCTCGTAGAACTCGCTGAACACGAATTCCCTGAACTTTGCCGGGTTCTCCTCGCTTACCATCACTGGCGCCGGGCCGACAAGGCAGTCCATCGTGGGGTGCACTAATGTGGCCAACGACAACCTCGCCTTGGCAGAGTTGGTGAACACACGGTGCTCGACACTGGCCAGCGCCCCATTGGTGACGATCTCGATCTGGTGGCCGAAGTTGACGACAAACACGCCAGGGAGGGGGTTGACAAGGAGCCACCGCCCATTGTGTCTAACCTGGAGCCCGGCAACATCGCCCTGGGATAGCACAGTGAGGAGATTGCGGTCGCAATGTGGGAGCAGGCCCATCGTGAGGGATGGGTCTGGGCATGGAGGGTAGTAGTTGACGTTCATCTGCGTGTTGCCACGGCTGAGATCTCCACCAAAGAAGCCGCTATCGAGGCCGAGCCCCTCAGCGATCAGCTCGAGCAGATTCCGGGACAGCTCGTGTAGGGCGACGGAGTAATCGGCGAGGGAACTCCGGAAGGCCTCCGGCTTGGATGGCCAGTGGTGGACGAGCTCTTCATCAATGGGGTAGCAGATGAGCTTGAGGTAGTCACGCCAGTAGCGGTTCTTGTTGCGATCCCAAGGAGTCTTTGAGGCGATGCGAAAGGGCTTGCTCTGGTCATCAGAGCAGTACGTGAGCTTGTCCTCTGGTGGCATCTCGAAGAACTTTGTTGCTGCCTCCCGGAATGCCCGCACCACATCCTCCCCCACGCCGTGGTTCACAACCTGAAAGAAGCCAAACTCCTTACCAGCCTTGACGATCTCGGTGGCAACCTGGCGGCGGAGGATTCCGTCAGAGAGGGCGCCACTGTGGAGGTCAATGAGCGGCAGTGACACATCATCGGAGCTAAGGTCGCCGAGGAGGGAAGCACGCTTCTCTGGTGGGAAGACATACTCGGCGGGCACAGAGGAGAGTGGAGCACTGGCGTTGGACAAGAGATCCATGGAGAGGAATGAAGCTTCTCAATTACATGGGGGTATATATAACTAGTGAACTAGGGACTATGGAGTCAGGGGCGATGTTTACGAGGTAGGCT includes:
- the LOC124689410 gene encoding 2'-deoxymugineic-acid 2'-dioxygenase-like, translating into MDLLSNASAPLSSVPAEYVFPPEKRASLLGDLSSDDVSLPLIDLHSGALSDGILRRQVATEIVKAGKEFGFFQVVNHGVGEDVVRAFREAATKFFEMPPEDKLTYCSDDQSKPFRIASKTPWDRNKNRYWRDYLKLICYPIDEELVHHWPSKPEAFRSSLADYSVALHELSRNLLELIAEGLGLDSGFFGGDLSRGNTQMNVNYYPPCPDPSLTMGLLPHCDRNLLTVLSQGDVAGLQVRHNGRWLLVNPLPGVFVVNFGHQIEIVTNGALASVEHRVFTNSAKARLSLATLVHPTMDCLVGPAPVMVSEENPAKFREFVFSEFYETFDTAAGNREDVLESFKIRRG